One genomic region from Quercus robur chromosome 4, dhQueRobu3.1, whole genome shotgun sequence encodes:
- the LOC126723262 gene encoding uncharacterized protein LOC126723262, with translation MYSFASRSPLLKVIFETPDSNRDWKSRYFFLEGDRWMNHPGETEFMPVDTTWAVINQTRRRRPQVSLEEFSFLEKVCKKTTPEERTWAKLVNPRTIHWYCDGPEPTQEAIRYDERVHKQMDDAKRRALIKSQAVKKRESGEEVPKASASVPKRKLTVKSDRPFKQPKVSLEPVVGLMAEGNKAVTPAKQGKGKGLMTVPDGKQERPPSLLRDDSKYALEKLSSIITAEDYEDLGNHSTEAMGETGLFAVAQSLVMMKGLLDRCLNRESALDRVRAKAEQTEEELGQLHQWRTKMERKLELSEKVRKEMEEKTAAALTAIENKEAEIKQLKAEIRQAKEAAVEEYRCSETCLGELSDSFLQGFDDSLRQVKKAYPELDLTMVKLEDQAQTSALPVASENTEDLFGDGATQGDGDSAPSKDVPVTEEKKD, from the exons atgtacagttttgccagtcggagccccttgttgaaggtgatctttgagaccccagactcaaatagagactggaagagtcggtacttcttcctggagggtgacagatggatgaaccatccaggggagacggagttcatgcccgtcgacacaacttgggcagttataaatcagacac gtagacggcgcccacaagtcagCCTCGAGGAGTTTAGCTTCCTTGAAAAGGTTTGCAAGAAGactacgccggaggaaaggacttgggcgaagttggtgaacccgaggaccatacattggtactgcgacggtcctgagcccacccaagaagCGATAAGATACGACGAGCGAGTTCACAAAC agatggatgACGCAAAGAGGAGAGCTTTGATCAAGtcccaagccgtcaagaagagggaatccggcgaggaGGTTCCTAAGGCATCAGCTTCAGTCCCTAAAAGGAAACTGACGGTAAAATCCGACCGTCCCTTTAAGCAGccaaaggtctctcttgaacctgtggttggcttaatggctgagggtaacAAGGCCGTCACCCCAGCGAAGCAGGGAAAGGGCAAGGGATTGATGACGGTCCCAGacggtaagcaagagagacctccttcccttcttCGTGATGACTCTAAGTATGCACTGGAGAAActgtcgtccatcatcacggcaGAAGACTACGAAGACCTGggaaaccattcgacggaggccatgggggagacgggcctctttgccgtcgctcag tccttggtcatgatgaagggtctactggaccggtgtctcaaccgtgagagtGCCTTGGACCGGGTTCGCGCGAAGGcagagcagacggaggaagagctcggacaactCCATCAATGGAGGACCAAGATGGAGAGGAAGCTGGAGCTCTCTGAGAAGGTGAGGAAGGagatggaggagaagacggcCGCTGCGCTGACGGCCATAGAGAATAAAGAGGCGGAGATCAAGCAACTCAAAGCTGAGATCCGTCAGGCGAAAGAGGCAGCCGTCGAGGAGTATCGATGCTCGGAAACCTGTTTGGGCGAGCTGTCGGACTCCTTCCTTCAAGGCTTTGATGACTCtctccgtcaagtcaagaaggcTTATCCAGAGCTGGATTTGACGATGGTCAAACTTGAAGATcaagcccagacttctgccctccccgtcgcctcagaaaatacggaggacctttTTGGCGACGGTGCTACTCAAGGAGACGGAGATTCCGccccgtcgaaggatgtcccGGTtactgaagaaaagaaagattga